From a single Chlamydia muridarum str. Nigg genomic region:
- a CDS encoding proline--tRNA ligase — translation MKTSLLFYRTSKNANKEASVLSYELLEKAGYLFKTSKGIYSYTPLFQRVILKMTEIIREELNAIGGQEVCLPLLQSAELWQKTGRWEAFLSEKLLYVLKDRENKEMCLAPTHEEVVSEFVSQWLTGRKQLPVHLYQIGTKFRDEIRPRFGLMRAKEFLMEDSYTFSDSPEQMEEQYAKLRLAYQRIFDRLNLKYVIVTADGGKIGKGKSEEFHVLCSLGEDTICVSGSYGANIEAAQAIPPSYTYSSELLPMKEVATPNVRTIEDLETFFNTPRQQIIKTLVVKVHKKGSEQFFAICIRGDRQVNLTKVSSFLQADDCELASDEEIIKHLHVEKGFIGPLHCPVPCYADETTRPMTNFICANNQKDIHCRYVNWERDIPLPIFGDFLLAESGDLCPQNNEAPYEIFQGVEVAHIFNLGTRYTECFSVGFQDENGEKQLCWMGTYGIGVGRTLAACIEQLADSKGIVWPLAVAPFSITILYNGGDTEGEAVASQFYQSLNTAGFEPLLDDRNERLGFKLKDSDLLGIPYKLIIGKSFQKTGMLEIESRSGEKYNISPENLLDWCSKNLPCHTRKIPPIRE, via the coding sequence ATGAAAACATCCCTCTTGTTTTATAGAACCTCTAAAAACGCTAATAAAGAAGCCTCTGTTCTTTCTTACGAACTTCTTGAAAAGGCCGGCTATCTTTTTAAAACATCTAAAGGGATTTACTCATATACTCCTCTTTTCCAAAGAGTTATCTTGAAAATGACGGAGATTATTCGAGAGGAACTCAATGCGATTGGCGGACAAGAAGTCTGTCTTCCCCTTCTGCAATCTGCAGAATTATGGCAAAAAACAGGTCGCTGGGAAGCCTTTCTATCAGAAAAACTCCTCTATGTTCTTAAAGACAGAGAAAACAAGGAGATGTGCTTAGCTCCCACCCATGAAGAAGTGGTCTCAGAGTTCGTGTCACAATGGCTGACAGGAAGAAAGCAACTCCCTGTCCACCTATATCAAATTGGCACCAAATTCCGGGATGAAATTCGACCTCGTTTTGGGCTCATGCGAGCAAAAGAATTTCTAATGGAGGATAGCTATACTTTCTCAGACTCTCCAGAACAGATGGAAGAGCAGTATGCAAAACTTCGTTTGGCATATCAACGCATCTTTGATCGATTGAACCTCAAGTATGTCATTGTTACTGCTGATGGAGGAAAAATCGGCAAAGGTAAATCTGAAGAATTTCATGTCCTCTGCTCGCTAGGAGAGGACACGATCTGTGTTAGTGGCTCTTACGGAGCTAATATAGAAGCTGCCCAGGCTATCCCCCCATCCTACACTTACTCCTCTGAACTCCTTCCTATGAAAGAGGTCGCCACACCCAATGTTCGTACTATTGAAGACTTAGAGACCTTTTTCAACACCCCTAGACAGCAAATCATTAAAACCTTAGTTGTAAAAGTTCACAAAAAAGGCAGCGAACAGTTCTTTGCTATTTGCATTCGCGGGGATCGTCAGGTTAACTTAACTAAAGTGTCCTCTTTCCTACAAGCTGACGACTGCGAACTCGCTTCCGATGAAGAGATTATTAAACATCTTCATGTTGAAAAGGGATTCATTGGACCGCTACACTGTCCCGTTCCCTGCTACGCTGATGAAACCACTCGCCCTATGACGAACTTTATCTGCGCAAATAATCAAAAAGATATTCACTGTAGATACGTAAACTGGGAAAGAGACATTCCTCTTCCTATTTTTGGAGATTTTCTTCTAGCCGAATCAGGAGACCTTTGCCCTCAAAATAATGAAGCTCCCTATGAAATTTTCCAGGGTGTCGAAGTGGCTCATATTTTTAATCTTGGGACACGATATACGGAATGTTTCTCTGTAGGATTCCAAGATGAGAATGGGGAGAAGCAGCTCTGTTGGATGGGCACATATGGAATCGGAGTAGGAAGGACTCTTGCTGCTTGCATAGAACAACTTGCCGATAGCAAGGGGATCGTTTGGCCATTAGCCGTTGCTCCATTCTCTATTACAATCCTCTATAACGGGGGCGATACCGAAGGAGAGGCTGTTGCTTCACAATTTTATCAAAGCCTAAACACTGCGGGATTCGAGCCATTACTTGACGATCGTAATGAGCGCCTTGGCTTTAAATTGAAAGATAGCGATCTACTTGGAATTCCCTATAAATTGATCATTGGGAAGTCTTTCCAAAAGACTGGCATGTTAGAGATCGAATCTCGATCTGGAGAAAAATATAACATCTCTCCTGAAAATCTGTTAGATTGGTGCTCTAAAAATCTTCCTTGTCATACAAGAAAAATCCCTCCTATTCGAGAGTAA
- the hrcA gene encoding heat-inducible transcriptional repressor HrcA — translation MENRTEMSQLRASKKDSKISHVLLMAIKLYLESGQPVGSKLLKETYCSDLSSATIRNYFAQLETDGFLRKNHISGGRIPTDLAFRYYADHCSPVLEQEEISIIQQKLKELPEYSKNIVKDLQKASEILSEILQLPVCFSSPRFESDSVTNIQLVSIDDLRVVFVLSTEFGQLFTDVLWLPEQLPENSLKRIESFLQNYLRKHPSSVPLSQKEEDLGMTLYNEVVVRYLTRYCHFSEEDLYQTGLSRLLKYEVFKDPETLAQGLSFFENRKHMCQLLNSHLHKKAPTTFIGRELSDIVGNADPSCAVITVPYYMDRTPLGAFGVLGPMNLPYQQVFGTLSLFTERLKTILTQSFYKFKLSFRRPCPTDPRCSQKPAELTRRSSIKLLPAKELT, via the coding sequence ATGGAAAATAGAACAGAAATGTCCCAATTGCGAGCATCGAAAAAAGATTCTAAGATTTCGCATGTCCTACTCATGGCCATTAAGCTTTATTTGGAAAGCGGTCAGCCCGTAGGATCGAAACTTCTTAAAGAAACTTATTGTTCCGATCTAAGTTCGGCAACGATACGGAATTACTTTGCTCAACTGGAAACAGACGGTTTTTTACGAAAAAACCATATCTCTGGAGGAAGAATTCCTACAGATCTGGCTTTCCGCTACTATGCAGATCATTGTTCTCCTGTTCTTGAACAAGAAGAAATCTCAATCATTCAACAAAAACTGAAAGAGCTTCCAGAATACAGCAAAAATATTGTGAAAGATCTACAGAAAGCTTCGGAAATCCTTTCTGAGATTTTACAACTACCTGTTTGTTTCTCCTCTCCTCGTTTTGAAAGCGATTCTGTAACCAATATTCAACTAGTGTCTATAGATGACCTACGAGTCGTTTTTGTACTCTCAACAGAGTTTGGGCAACTTTTCACGGATGTTCTTTGGCTCCCAGAACAACTTCCCGAAAACTCTTTGAAAAGAATCGAAAGCTTTCTACAAAATTATTTACGAAAGCATCCCTCCAGTGTCCCTCTTTCTCAAAAAGAGGAAGATTTAGGTATGACCCTATATAACGAAGTTGTAGTCCGATACCTCACTCGTTATTGCCATTTCAGTGAAGAAGATCTTTACCAAACAGGACTATCTAGATTACTCAAATACGAGGTCTTTAAAGATCCTGAAACACTCGCTCAGGGGCTTTCTTTCTTTGAAAACCGTAAACACATGTGTCAGCTTTTAAATTCTCATTTACATAAAAAAGCTCCCACTACGTTTATTGGCCGAGAACTCTCTGATATTGTTGGGAATGCAGACCCTTCATGTGCAGTAATTACCGTGCCTTACTACATGGACCGCACTCCTTTGGGAGCATTCGGTGTACTAGGTCCTATGAACCTCCCTTATCAACAGGTGTTTGGCACACTTTCTTTATTCACAGAACGACTAAAAACGATTTTAACTCAAAGTTTTTACAAATTTAAATTATCTTTCAGGAGACCTTGTCCGACCGACCCTAGATGTTCACAAAAACCAGCAGAGTTGACTCGACGTTCTTCTATAAAATTATTACCAGCTAAGGAATTAACATGA
- a CDS encoding nucleotide exchange factor GrpE has translation MTETPNTSSEEIQTSEPSSDNELQTLQQENANLKAELKEKNDRYLMALAEAENSRKRLQKERTEMMQYAVENALLDFLPPMESMEKALGFASQTSDEVKNWAIGFQMILQQFKQVFEDKGVVEYSSKGELFNPYLHEAVEIEETTDIPEGTILEEFTKGYKIGDRPIRVAKVKVAKFPTKGNNDSNEEKE, from the coding sequence ATGACAGAAACCCCCAATACCTCGTCAGAAGAAATTCAGACTAGCGAGCCTTCGTCTGATAACGAACTCCAAACGCTTCAACAAGAGAACGCTAATTTAAAAGCCGAACTGAAAGAAAAAAATGACCGTTATCTTATGGCCCTTGCTGAAGCGGAAAATTCAAGAAAACGTCTACAGAAAGAACGTACAGAAATGATGCAATATGCTGTAGAAAATGCTCTTTTGGATTTCCTCCCTCCAATGGAAAGTATGGAAAAAGCCTTGGGGTTCGCTTCTCAAACCTCTGATGAAGTGAAAAATTGGGCCATAGGGTTCCAAATGATCTTACAACAATTTAAACAAGTATTCGAAGATAAGGGTGTTGTCGAATACTCTTCAAAAGGAGAATTATTCAACCCTTATCTGCATGAAGCTGTAGAAATCGAAGAAACCACAGATATTCCGGAAGGGACTATCTTGGAGGAATTTACAAAAGGTTATAAGATAGGAGACCGTCCTATTCGTGTAGCTAAAGTGAAAGTAGCTAAATTTCCTACTAAAGGAAATAACGACAGTAACGAAGAAAAAGAATAA
- the dnaK gene encoding molecular chaperone DnaK, producing MSEKRKSNKIIGIDLGTTNSCVSVMEGGQPKVIASSEGTRTTPSIVAFKGSETLVGIPAKRQAVTNPEKTLASTKRFIGRKFSEVESEIKTVPYKVAPNSKGDAVFEVENKLYTPEEIGAQILMKMKETAEAYLGETVTEAVITVPAYFNDSQRASTKDAGRIAGLDVKRIIPEPTAAALAYGIDKEGDKKIAVFDLGGGTFDISILEIGDGVFEVLSTNGDTHLGGDDFDEVIINWMLGEFKKQEGIDLSKDNMALQRLKDAAEKAKIELSGVSSTEINQPFITIDANGPKHLALTLTRAQFEHLASSLIERTKQPCAQALKDAKLSASDIDDVLLVGGMSRMPAVQAVVKEIFGKEPNKGVNPDEVVAIGAAIQGGVLGGEVKDVLLLDVIPLSLGIETLGGVMTPLVERNTTIPTQKKQIFSTAADNQPAVTIVVLQGERPMAKDNKEIGRFDLTDIPPAPRGHPQIEVTFDIDANGILHVSAKDAASGREQKIRIEASSGLKEEEIQQMIRDAELNKEEDKKRREASDIKNEADGMIFRAEKAIKDYQDKIPADLVKEIEEQIEKVRQAVKEDASTTAIKAASDELSARMQKIGEAMQAQSASAANAQGGPNINSEDLKKHSFSTRPPAGDNSSSTDNIEDADVEIVDKPE from the coding sequence ATGAGCGAAAAAAGAAAGTCTAACAAAATCATTGGTATCGACCTAGGGACGACTAACTCTTGCGTCTCTGTAATGGAAGGTGGCCAACCTAAAGTTATTGCCTCCTCTGAGGGGACTCGCACTACTCCTTCTATCGTTGCTTTTAAAGGTAGCGAAACTCTCGTGGGGATCCCTGCAAAACGTCAAGCAGTAACGAACCCAGAAAAAACATTAGCTTCTACTAAACGATTCATTGGCAGAAAATTCTCTGAAGTCGAATCTGAAATCAAAACAGTTCCCTATAAAGTAGCTCCTAACTCCAAAGGAGACGCTGTTTTTGAAGTAGAAAACAAGCTGTACACTCCAGAAGAAATTGGAGCTCAAATCCTCATGAAAATGAAGGAAACAGCAGAAGCTTATCTTGGAGAGACTGTAACTGAAGCTGTCATCACTGTACCTGCTTATTTTAACGACTCTCAAAGAGCCTCTACAAAAGATGCTGGACGCATTGCAGGACTCGATGTTAAACGCATTATTCCTGAGCCAACAGCTGCTGCTCTTGCTTATGGTATTGACAAAGAGGGAGATAAAAAAATTGCCGTCTTTGACTTGGGAGGAGGAACTTTCGATATCTCTATCTTAGAAATTGGTGATGGAGTCTTTGAAGTTCTCTCAACAAATGGTGACACTCACTTGGGTGGAGATGATTTCGATGAAGTAATCATCAACTGGATGTTAGGTGAATTCAAAAAACAAGAAGGCATTGATCTAAGCAAAGACAACATGGCTTTGCAAAGATTAAAAGATGCTGCTGAAAAAGCAAAAATCGAATTATCCGGTGTATCTTCTACAGAAATCAATCAGCCATTCATCACAATTGATGCTAATGGTCCTAAACACTTAGCTTTGACTCTAACTCGTGCTCAATTCGAGCATCTAGCTTCTTCTCTCATTGAGCGAACAAAACAGCCTTGTGCTCAAGCTTTGAAAGATGCTAAGTTGTCCGCATCTGATATCGATGATGTTCTTCTTGTTGGAGGAATGTCTAGAATGCCTGCAGTACAAGCAGTTGTAAAAGAGATTTTTGGTAAGGAGCCTAATAAAGGCGTCAATCCAGATGAAGTAGTGGCAATTGGAGCAGCCATTCAAGGAGGAGTTCTTGGTGGAGAAGTGAAAGATGTTCTTCTGCTTGATGTCATTCCCCTCTCCTTAGGAATTGAAACTCTAGGAGGAGTCATGACTCCCCTCGTAGAGAGAAACACAACGATCCCTACGCAGAAAAAACAAATTTTCTCTACAGCAGCTGACAACCAGCCAGCAGTAACTATTGTTGTGCTTCAAGGTGAGCGGCCTATGGCTAAAGACAATAAGGAAATTGGACGTTTTGATCTAACAGACATTCCTCCAGCTCCTCGTGGCCATCCTCAAATTGAAGTAACCTTCGATATTGATGCTAACGGAATCTTACATGTATCTGCTAAGGATGCTGCTAGTGGACGTGAACAGAAAATCCGTATTGAAGCAAGCTCCGGATTAAAAGAAGAAGAAATTCAACAAATGATCCGAGATGCTGAACTCAATAAGGAAGAAGATAAGAAACGCAGAGAAGCTTCGGATATCAAAAATGAAGCCGATGGAATGATCTTTAGAGCAGAAAAAGCGATTAAAGACTACCAAGATAAAATTCCTGCAGATCTTGTTAAAGAAATTGAAGAGCAAATTGAGAAAGTACGTCAAGCTGTAAAAGAAGATGCTTCAACAACAGCTATTAAAGCAGCTTCTGATGAACTAAGTGCTCGCATGCAAAAAATCGGGGAAGCTATGCAGGCTCAATCAGCCTCTGCTGCAAATGCTCAGGGAGGGCCAAATATTAACTCCGAGGATCTGAAAAAACATAGTTTCAGCACGCGACCTCCTGCAGGAGACAACTCGTCTTCTACAGATAACATTGAAGACGCAGATGTTGAAATTGTTGATAAACCTGAATAA
- a CDS encoding ribonuclease R family protein yields the protein MGKAKNKKKVLKNKQQVLVPGILFVHPKKGFGFVSPDQPDLYPFDIFVPASDLKGALDGDHVLVALPFSQRGGEKRKGVIHKVLSRGKTVLVGTIISLISPTLAMVCVNAISPEVPLKAELLPKRTYKIGDRLLLKTPGWKENYPSKEPPPLAMLEFMGNISNAKTDFPVIKAEFSITEEFPEAVVQEASQFLQKHVTQALHSRKDLRDLLCFTIDSASAKDFDDAVSLTYDHEGNYILGVHIADVSHYVTPNSALDQEAAKRCNSIYFPGKVIPMLPSALSDNLCSLKPNVDRLAVSVFMTFSKEGFLSDYRILRSVIRSKYRMTYDEVDEIIEKKLAHPISKTILEMAELSRIFSDIREQRGCTRLVLPSFTMSLDNLQEPVALVENKQTAAHKLIEEFMLKANEVIAYHISHQGITMPFRIHEPPNEENLLLFRETAKAMGFTITQTPTQEPDYQYLLQETSAGHPLEPILHSQFVRSMKTASYSTENKGHYGLCLDYYTHFTSPIRRYVDLIVHRLLFHPLSVEEGHLEQIVRACSSQERVAAKAEGAFINIKKARFLKKFLDEQPATLYKAFIITVSPEGLSFVLPELCHEGFIPAAKLPKKYVIKTKLGLEELPEHLLPGIPISVQLASVTLLTQAIEWTLIESKERSSSKKKKAKAKSNATQVKKKSSSKKKKAVSKAKKNRGGK from the coding sequence GTGGGAAAAGCTAAAAACAAAAAGAAAGTTCTAAAAAATAAACAGCAGGTTCTGGTTCCTGGTATTTTATTCGTTCATCCTAAAAAAGGGTTCGGATTCGTTTCTCCAGATCAACCAGATCTATACCCCTTTGATATTTTTGTCCCGGCCAGTGATTTAAAAGGCGCTTTAGATGGGGATCATGTTCTTGTTGCTCTCCCCTTCTCCCAGCGTGGAGGGGAAAAAAGAAAAGGAGTGATTCATAAAGTTCTTTCTCGTGGGAAAACTGTCTTAGTAGGAACTATCATCTCCCTTATCAGCCCAACCTTGGCAATGGTTTGTGTTAATGCTATCAGTCCCGAAGTTCCTTTAAAAGCAGAGCTTCTTCCTAAAAGGACATATAAGATCGGAGATCGTCTATTACTCAAAACTCCCGGATGGAAAGAAAATTACCCAAGTAAAGAGCCTCCTCCCCTAGCTATGTTAGAATTCATGGGGAATATCTCTAATGCAAAAACAGATTTTCCTGTCATTAAGGCTGAATTTTCCATTACAGAAGAGTTCCCTGAAGCTGTTGTTCAAGAAGCTAGTCAGTTCTTGCAAAAACACGTTACACAAGCTTTACACTCCAGAAAAGATCTTCGCGATCTTTTATGCTTTACCATAGACTCTGCTTCGGCTAAAGACTTCGATGATGCCGTTTCGCTAACTTATGATCATGAAGGGAATTATATTTTAGGCGTTCATATCGCTGATGTTTCTCACTATGTTACTCCGAATTCGGCCCTAGATCAAGAGGCTGCTAAACGATGCAATTCCATCTATTTCCCAGGGAAAGTAATTCCTATGCTTCCCTCAGCTCTTTCTGATAATTTGTGCAGTTTAAAACCCAATGTGGATCGTCTAGCGGTGTCCGTGTTTATGACTTTTTCCAAGGAAGGGTTCCTCTCAGATTACAGAATTTTGCGTAGTGTTATCCGCAGTAAATACCGAATGACTTACGATGAAGTAGATGAAATTATCGAGAAGAAATTAGCTCACCCTATTTCTAAAACCATTTTAGAGATGGCTGAGCTGAGCCGTATTTTTTCCGATATCCGCGAACAACGTGGCTGCACACGTCTCGTGCTTCCCTCTTTCACAATGTCTCTTGATAATTTACAAGAACCTGTAGCCCTTGTCGAAAACAAACAAACTGCTGCCCATAAACTCATTGAAGAATTTATGCTGAAAGCTAATGAGGTGATCGCTTATCACATTTCTCATCAGGGAATCACTATGCCTTTCCGCATACATGAGCCCCCGAATGAAGAGAATCTTCTTCTTTTTAGAGAAACTGCGAAAGCTATGGGCTTCACTATCACACAAACTCCTACACAAGAGCCCGATTACCAATATTTGTTACAAGAAACCTCTGCTGGACACCCTCTGGAGCCTATTCTTCATTCCCAGTTTGTGCGCAGCATGAAGACCGCTTCTTATTCTACAGAAAACAAAGGTCATTATGGTCTTTGTTTGGATTACTATACGCATTTTACTAGCCCGATTCGTCGATATGTGGATCTTATTGTTCACAGGCTTCTTTTCCATCCGCTTTCTGTAGAAGAAGGACATCTTGAACAAATTGTTCGAGCCTGTTCATCTCAGGAACGTGTTGCAGCAAAAGCTGAAGGAGCTTTTATAAATATAAAAAAAGCTCGCTTTTTGAAAAAATTCCTTGATGAGCAGCCTGCAACACTTTACAAAGCTTTCATCATTACAGTATCTCCGGAAGGGCTCTCTTTCGTTCTTCCTGAATTGTGTCATGAAGGGTTCATCCCCGCTGCTAAGCTTCCCAAGAAATATGTCATAAAAACAAAGCTTGGATTGGAAGAGCTTCCTGAACATTTGCTCCCAGGAATACCTATTTCGGTACAACTTGCTTCCGTTACCTTACTTACACAGGCTATTGAATGGACTTTGATTGAATCTAAAGAGAGAAGCTCCTCGAAAAAAAAGAAAGCAAAAGCAAAATCCAATGCAACGCAAGTGAAGAAAAAGAGTTCTTCTAAAAAGAAGAAAGCGGTCTCCAAAGCTAAAAAAAATCGAGGAGGAAAATAG
- the cdsZ gene encoding zinc ribbon domain regulatory protein CdsZ, with protein sequence MHDALQSILAIQELDIKMIRLMRVKKEHQNELAKIQALKTDIRYKVEEKEQEMEKLKDQIKAGEKRIQEISDQINKLENQQAAVKKMDEFNALTQEMTAANKERRTLEQQLSDLMDKQASGEDLLISLKESLSSTESSSSAIEEEIRENIRKINEEGRSLLSQRTQLKEATDPELFSVYERLLNNKKDRVVVPIENRVCSGCHIALTPQHENLVRKQDHLVFCEHCSRILYWQELQATSAEGSTTKRRRRRTAV encoded by the coding sequence ATGCATGACGCCCTCCAAAGTATTTTGGCTATCCAAGAGCTCGATATTAAGATGATTCGTTTAATGCGAGTCAAAAAAGAACATCAAAATGAGCTCGCTAAAATTCAAGCTTTGAAAACGGATATCCGTTACAAGGTAGAAGAGAAAGAACAAGAAATGGAGAAGCTGAAAGATCAGATCAAAGCTGGAGAAAAACGCATTCAAGAAATTTCTGATCAGATCAACAAATTAGAAAATCAGCAAGCTGCTGTAAAGAAAATGGATGAGTTTAATGCTCTAACTCAAGAAATGACTGCAGCAAATAAGGAACGCCGAACTTTAGAACAGCAACTCAGTGATCTGATGGATAAGCAAGCTAGCGGCGAAGATCTTCTCATCTCCTTGAAAGAAAGTCTATCTTCTACAGAAAGTAGTAGCAGTGCAATCGAAGAAGAAATCCGAGAAAATATTCGAAAGATTAATGAAGAGGGTCGTTCTTTATTAAGTCAAAGAACTCAGCTAAAAGAAGCCACGGATCCAGAGTTATTCAGCGTTTATGAACGGCTTCTTAACAATAAAAAAGACCGCGTTGTTGTCCCGATCGAAAACCGTGTTTGCAGTGGCTGTCATATAGCACTTACCCCTCAACATGAAAATCTAGTACGTAAACAAGACCATTTAGTATTTTGCGAACATTGTTCAAGGATCCTTTACTGGCAAGAACTGCAAGCTACATCGGCAGAGGGATCCACTACAAAACGTCGTCGTCGTCGTACTGCAGTGTAA
- a CDS encoding KpsF/GutQ family sugar-phosphate isomerase, whose translation MYVPDVAEDLCLDIFHKQKQVISRYFANFHCDVVRQLTERLLCHQGAVFFSGIGKSGCIARKLVATMQSFGEKAFFLSGDLLHGDLGVVSSGDIVCLFSNSGETREILEWIPHLKNRQVFLVGITSSPCSSLAVFSDFVVMLPKLEELDPFNLIPTTSTTCQLLFSDLLAMTVLRCRKISLSDYGKNHPSGQIGLKANGKVRDYLSPRTEVPFCSPSITVSEALTVLSSYGYGCVCVVNEQFELLGIFTDGDLRRGLSECGGAILECPLEQVMTRKPKVISEDSDVLLGLEMMESGNPVTVLPVVDAQHQRFIVGLLHMHTLARAGLL comes from the coding sequence ATGTACGTGCCTGATGTTGCAGAAGACCTTTGTTTAGATATTTTTCATAAGCAAAAGCAGGTTATTTCGCGGTACTTCGCCAACTTTCATTGTGATGTTGTTCGCCAACTTACAGAAAGATTGCTTTGTCATCAGGGAGCGGTATTTTTTTCTGGAATAGGGAAAAGTGGTTGTATTGCGCGTAAATTAGTTGCCACGATGCAATCATTTGGAGAGAAGGCTTTTTTTCTTTCAGGTGATCTTCTTCACGGGGATTTAGGCGTTGTTTCTTCAGGGGATATTGTTTGTCTATTTTCGAATAGTGGGGAGACCAGAGAGATTTTAGAATGGATTCCACATTTAAAAAATCGACAAGTTTTTCTAGTTGGGATCACTTCTTCTCCTTGTTCTAGTTTAGCTGTTTTTTCCGATTTTGTTGTGATGTTGCCTAAGCTAGAAGAGCTAGATCCTTTTAACCTTATTCCTACAACGTCAACTACATGTCAGTTGCTCTTTTCCGATCTTTTAGCGATGACAGTTTTACGTTGTCGCAAGATCTCTTTGTCAGATTATGGGAAGAATCATCCCAGTGGACAGATAGGTTTAAAAGCTAATGGGAAAGTTAGAGATTATCTTTCTCCAAGGACGGAAGTGCCTTTTTGTTCTCCTTCAATCACTGTGTCCGAGGCTCTTACTGTACTTTCTTCATATGGGTATGGATGTGTTTGTGTAGTGAATGAGCAATTCGAATTGTTAGGGATATTCACTGATGGAGATTTACGACGGGGGCTTTCTGAATGTGGCGGTGCTATCTTGGAATGTCCATTAGAGCAGGTTATGACAAGAAAGCCTAAAGTAATTTCTGAAGACTCTGATGTGTTATTAGGGTTAGAAATGATGGAATCTGGCAATCCGGTGACTGTGCTTCCTGTAGTAGATGCTCAACACCAACGTTTTATTGTTGGGCTATTACATATGCATACGCTAGCACGAGCGGGATTATTATAG
- a CDS encoding dihydrolipoamide acetyltransferase family protein yields the protein MFEFRFPKIGETASGGIVVRWLKQVGDSIQKDEPLIEVSTDKIATELSPSQAGVLEECLVQEGEEVSPGDVLARLREISPVDTSVPTSVEESPIKEESLVNRENQWLSPAVLGIVQREGLDLQELQKISGTGENSRITRKDVERYLSDKREARAPICSKEENRIPMSPLRRAIASSLRQSSEEVPHASLVVDVDVTDLMNLISLERERFAAAHGVKLTITSFIIQCLAKSLEQFPLLNGSLDGDTIVLKKAVNVGVAVNLNKEGVVVPVIHNCQDRGLVSIAKALADLSSRARASKLDASEAKGGSVTLTNFGMTGALIGMPIIRYPEVAILGIGTIQKRVVVREDDSLAIRKMMYVTLTFDHRVLDGIYGGEFLTALKNRLESVTMS from the coding sequence ATGTTTGAGTTTCGATTTCCAAAAATAGGGGAGACCGCATCTGGGGGTATAGTTGTCCGATGGTTGAAACAGGTCGGGGATTCTATTCAGAAAGATGAGCCATTGATCGAGGTCTCAACAGATAAGATTGCAACGGAGTTATCTCCTTCGCAAGCAGGTGTTTTAGAAGAGTGTTTAGTTCAAGAAGGGGAGGAGGTTTCCCCTGGAGATGTTTTAGCGCGTTTGCGAGAAATTTCACCTGTAGATACATCGGTACCCACTTCCGTAGAAGAAAGTCCTATTAAGGAAGAATCTCTTGTAAACAGAGAGAATCAGTGGTTATCTCCCGCAGTTCTAGGAATCGTGCAAAGAGAAGGACTAGATCTCCAAGAATTGCAAAAGATTTCTGGTACGGGAGAGAATAGTCGAATTACTCGAAAAGATGTAGAACGTTATCTTTCTGATAAAAGAGAGGCTAGAGCTCCAATCTGTTCTAAGGAAGAAAATAGAATCCCTATGTCTCCCTTGCGTCGGGCTATCGCTTCTTCTTTGCGACAGTCCTCGGAAGAGGTTCCGCATGCCTCTTTAGTTGTTGATGTGGATGTAACAGATTTAATGAATCTTATCTCTTTAGAACGGGAGCGTTTTGCGGCCGCTCATGGAGTTAAGCTTACAATTACAAGCTTCATTATACAATGCTTAGCCAAGTCTTTGGAACAATTTCCCTTGCTCAATGGATCTTTAGATGGAGATACGATTGTTTTAAAGAAAGCTGTGAATGTAGGTGTAGCTGTAAATTTAAATAAAGAAGGCGTGGTTGTGCCTGTCATTCATAATTGTCAGGATAGAGGATTAGTGAGTATCGCCAAAGCCCTTGCTGATCTCTCTTCTAGGGCTCGAGCTAGTAAGTTAGATGCTTCAGAAGCTAAAGGAGGGAGTGTCACCCTAACTAACTTTGGTATGACAGGAGCTCTTATTGGTATGCCAATTATCCGTTATCCAGAAGTGGCGATCTTAGGAATAGGAACCATCCAAAAACGTGTTGTTGTGAGAGAGGATGATTCGTTGGCTATTAGAAAAATGATGTATGTTACTTTGACATTTGATCATCGAGTTTTAGATGGGATTTACGGCGGAGAATTTTTAACCGCTTTGAAAAATCGTTTAGAGTCTGTTACGATGAGCTAA